A segment of the Carya illinoinensis cultivar Pawnee chromosome 1, C.illinoinensisPawnee_v1, whole genome shotgun sequence genome:
CGGCTATGGTTTTATTCATTGTTTAATgactttattttatgatttatgggTTTAGTTAATTTTACacacgagtttttttttttggttatttttaaCTCTCaagtttttttaattgttttgacGTTATTTCTACGCAACGATTGAAggtatcaataaaattaaaatttcatctCCTTAAAATTTGTGGTTGAAATTGGGATCCCGTTCTCAATGACTGCATTAGCTAATTTGTGGTTGAAATCTAGTTTTAGCTCTTCAATTACAAAGCCATCCTTGACCATTTTGGTTGCTCTTGTGTGGATCCACAAATATGTTTATTTAAATATTCCAAATATTTggttatatttcaaatattccaAAGTTATTCCAACTTAAATGTTAAGAAGTGTTTAAAGTatattatgaatagtaatgaaaaaatagataataaaataataataaaatattaaataatagtaaaaagtaataaataataataaaaaataagtaaaaaataataatcaaataattaataataacgAAGAGGGTTAAGAAGTACACCCAAACCACGAGACTAGTTGCAATATTCCATTTCCAATACTTTCATTCCAGCCGACAAGTATTAATCCAAAATATCTTCCTAAGAATTGCAtcaaaaatattgttaattgtCTCATTCCTTTTCACTTTTCCTAATAAAAGATAAGCATGCCCCCGTGCCGGCTGACAACCTCACACATAAGAGTGAAACATTTTCAGTCCCGATCGAAAAAATTGACCGAATTGAATAATTCAGTTTTGATCGGACATGATTAAAAATTGGTATGGTCGGTTTTGGTCCACAATTTGTGAGACCAAAAAGTTACAGTCTGATCTTGAGGTCTATAAATTATGGATTGGATCGGACCAAAACCGAccgattgaaatatatattcttaataatataatatatatttttatataatattatataagttaattatataatttttatctaatctattataattgatcatataaactgttaaataaatatatcttatcaattaataatatatcataaatcATATGATGATATATGTAGAtacataatacattcatacatactctattatttatatttaattaaaataattaggtaatttACTTTTAAATGCCTAAGTTGCAAGCAAGtatgaattattaatgtacagtgaaattatttgatattcattaaccatatataaaatgtagaacattattaataattatgcatactAAAGAGTAAAGTCTAAATTAGTAAATAGTAATTatcaatatcataaatataattttagttaagtattttttttatttagttagttacataatctatattagtaatttatttaatttaaattttagtaatttaaataattttttattaatttatttgtagaaaaaaatgaaacaaaataactTGGCCGAACTAATAGTTAACAGTTCGGTCTGGTCCACCAAAAGTGATAAGTCCATCCCATCCGAGTAAATGATGAATCTCGTCCCCTCATatataagagcattcacattggtttaggcatatgcatatgcaaaatcacatattttagAGATCCAATTTGCCACACAAGTAAAATTTTCACATTGgcttatgcaaatttgagacaaaataataataaaatattatcattttattttatttttttgcttttttttaataggatttgatattcaaatatgtaaaatatttaagtaaaatattttttggggagtgaatgagtaaaatatgtagtaaaatatttaaagataaaatatgtagaaagagagtggaaggagagaaaaataatgaataaaatatgttttggagagtgaatagtagatctttaaacatgtaaaggtactgttcatagttatgcaaatatttgaagatgcataatccaatgtagatgaatttaaactcatattatgcaaatatgactttgcatatgtatatgcatagaccaatgtgaatgctctaaatAGTTTTTCGCTAATTGCTATATTCGTATAAAAACAATATGAAAGGTTGTGAGTTTTTGTTTCTAATATAAACAATAAGAGATTCGAATCTAGTTCTcttatttatcttatttgttttcacttttattttatcttatttaattattacaattttattaaaattttacataaaataaaataaataatttaatttttttaaatttaaaaataaaaataatattaaaaaaatatataacaatattttatttaatttttaacttttatttcaattcatcgtAATTCATCTAATAAGCAAAAACATCAAGTATTGCTCTTCACACCACTTCTCCCACACTCATTCCACCAACAGGATCTCCTGTGGGTATGCTTTGGAATCCGCAGGCCTTCTGCCACATACCACTTCTAGCAACAACTCACCGAAGGCAAAAACCCCCGAGTGTGCGCAGGCTTGGCTGTGCGCGTCAGCTAAGGTGCCAAATAACCCAGCTCAGCTTGCAGATACACATTCATGTTTCATGTTCTCCAACAACCGTACGTTACCcactctttttaatttattcctaTCGATTTGACAATAATCAAAACTTACATTATTTGATTATTGTTCTACACGTTTTTCCTTTACTAAGGAGTAAAGGAAATATATGGTACACGTTTTCCTTTACTAAAATAATTGTttgcaaatatatatagtacacaCGTTTTGTTCTTttgaccaaaaaaagaaaaaagaaacacatTTTTCCAACATAATTGAATAGCACACACGTTTTCACGTTGTGTCCTTGCCTTTATTAGCGGTTGCAAAAGTTGCTTCATTTTCTAATGAAAAACCTGCGACGACAGTAAGGAGTTGAATGTCTCCTTCCCCGAAAACGGGTAAACTCTCTATTCTAATtactattttaataataaagataCAGCACAGGAATCTCTCTAAAACTTGAGTTCCTAAGTTTTGCTGCattattatacaaatataaagaaattattttttaaaaaaatttgcccTATATTAGCGTGACAAGCTAGCGATGCTggttataaataaaacaaattcaagtagtgttaaaagatataaaaaataaataataaaatttaacttttcttATATATCTTAATCTTTTGAGATAAATGACGATGTTAAGAGCATATATGAGCTGTTTGTGAAAATGTTTCACTCTTAGATTGTATTCTTCTATATCCAAGATGGATGTACAGAATgagtatatatagatatttacgTAACAGAATTTGTTTTAAAGACCACTCATATTTATTCTTTCTATCACAAgaaatattctcaaatattcTAGATGATTCTTGCTGCTCTGCTTGTGATGTTGTTGGTGCTTTAATATCCTCCCTCGATTCGTCTGATACTGGGACAAGGGTGAGACTGGATCGAAGAAGTGAatgaaaattctatttataaaataatattttcagttataaaatttgtaaatattataaatttttttgaaaaagaaaataaatataaaatttatgtaaaacttttttaaaatgcgTCATCGTTTGAACTTTGTGCAAGTCACTgtctttaatatttataatatatattcagaTAGAATGTCTTTCAATTCTACTTTGGTGAgtgttaaaaaaacaaagaaaaagaaaaaggcaataaACGATTGGTGGGATCCTTATCCTTCATTACAATGACGTTTTACAGCTCACCTCATCTCCATCTATATTCTGAAGCAATTTCGGATGGTTATtagaatttaattaaataattatattatatgtcgTGTTTAGTAAATGagagtattttattattatttataaataattaaatatattttattattatttacagattatTTAAGATCAGTTAAACATCTAAATATTGTCTAAGTTTATATAACATTGATTTATAAGTACTCTCAAAACAATCTTCCCACTATTTTCACAAAAACTCGAGCATGCATAATATTCTATCCGTTACGTACCGTGCTTTCCAAACCACTAAAAGGAATATTGAATACAAGAAAATAGATCAAATGGACACAACTCTCTCGATCATCAGGTCAAATTGTTTGGTACGTCAAAATCCGAACTTATAAATGTTTTCATACTAACATCAGTACAAGTAATGTAAAACAGGAGACAACGCTCCCTCCCTTGAAGATGTACGTTTGATGATCAATTGAGaaataaataggaaaaaaaataaaccaaaataagaAAGAATTTTGGGAAATATGTTTACTTAAGTACCACTTGGAATTACTTTTAGGCCTCCAAAATTGACTAAAATTCGAAACTTATAAAGTAGAAGGATAATTAAAATTGACTCGGACTATTCATCTCCTTCCTTATAAAATGGTGCCGGTCCCAAATACGGTCGGTAgtaatatataaaaagtttaattattaGTTAATCTTTAAGTAATTATAAGGTAATTTTTCTTATGATCATGTCATATTATTAAAGTTGGTTACATAATCATTAATTTTGGAATAGGTAGAAGTGTCGTGTATCCTTCGATGGTCGAAACAATATTATACATATTCAATAGCACTAAATATTTAATGGAGGTACTATTTTGCTGTCGAGTccttgattaatatatatatatatatatttatatatatattttaagtattttgaaGATTATTTTTTCTTGCCAAGCTGGCCATGGACCTAACAgactattttcttttcataaaaaagtaGATACATTCTTGTTAGAGTATTCACATTTGTTcttacaatattttctaaaatttggttaaaatttacattttttttaattttttcttaaattttattcatcttttaaaatttttgtacaTCTCATTccttattatttatctattttattaaaataatatttctatattatttctttctctcacttctctttatattattatttttatattctattaaaatataagtttggaataaaaaaaaatcaaaagaatgatGTATATATCCTAAAATCAAAAGTTGATATAACTCATTTTTCTTcacatttttcttcaaaagaatGATGTACATATCCTAAGGAACGGATGTAGCTCATTTTtcttcacattttattttttctcctatAATTTAGCTGAAAATCAATTAAGAGGAACCAAATGCGAGTGCTCTTAAGGATGTCTTATTCAGTTTTTGTTAAAGATGTTTTATTCATATAGAAATAATATGAAAGGTtgtgagtttttgtttttaatataagAAATGGGGGATTCGAATCTAATTCTCTTATCTAGAGGCCTGACCCAGACATTGTGCAGTATTATAATTTCTAAGATATTGACATATTGCTTTCCATTTTCCCTAAGTGTATGGGTGTCCCTCCTGTGAGAACACGAGAACATGTTCCATGGGCCATAGGGTAGATACTGTGTATCGATAGGGTATGTTCGGCCATTACTGATGACCACATTGACCAGGGCAAGCATTGGTCATAAGATGGGCTTCGATTGATCATGTTTAATGAAAGTGTGCGTGTCTTAACTGCCGTCCGCGGGCTTTATTCGACAAGTAGCCATTAATATCCAAACCATTTGGGTTGTTGTTTCcgttttttccattttaaatTCACATTTTGATTCATTAAAGTTGTTCCATCCGAAGTTTttaaagtgggtaaaattactTTCTCACACACTTGGAGTGGAGCCTTGGATGGAGAAATGGGGTTGATGGTTTCAAGGTACATAATGGAGATTTCTGTACAAACTTGCAGGTAGACACGTATAAAAATCGGTTATTTATGATTACCCATTTATTGTTATGGGAAATTACACATTATTTCTGGGTATTTTGAAAACCATAGCCAACCTTCTTAAGGTATTGgagattaatataaaattaattgccAGTATTTTCCATCCCAAGTGATGGGTTCTCCAGGCCACTTGTCACATGaaataagaaatttaacttccGTTGGCTCTCATTGTGGCCTGGGGAACAGTAAAGTTGTGCGTGCAGTAATATGTGGGTCAACTTGGGACTAAAGATTTGTGTTCTAAACGATACATTTGTGATATGGGTGAATGTCTCAATTGGGTTCGAACTTAGGACGCTCTCATTTTACTGTTAATAACCGGAAAGCTGTGCAATGAATTCCAAAAGATTGGAAAGttgtaattaaaaaattcaatcaattaatcatcatcatttcattatcttttagtgggataacattaaaaatattgaaacgaCCATGGTTTAAACTGAAAAGCTTAAAAATAAAGCAGGATGTAAAGCTCGACAAAGATGATCATGAGATTGAAGCTAAAGGTTTTTGAGTGGTGCGCATACTTTCAATCGTCAAGTAGCAGAGTCCCGGCCATTTTGTTGAATCTCGATGTTGGATGCCATGTAAATAAACTAGATTCAAATGTGTAGCATAAACCAAACCCTCGGATCTGATCTCGATTCCACAACATCACGAACTGTCCCTAAAGTCCACTTCTCCCAATCCACACCCACAACAGCAGCACGAGCTCCTTCGATCGCTTATGCGTCAGAATCCACAGGATCTTCTCAAACAAATCATGAATAGAAGCAAATTAACATATCTACACTTGCCTAACCATGTATGTCCATGTGAGCAGGTCCCAAAATAACCATGGGCGCCCTGGTGGTGCTAGGGTATGAGCTGAGCGTGCTCGTGTGGCGCCTTAGCAAGATCAAAATGGCTAAGCCTTTTATCAAACTCAAAACCCCAACAAAACATTTCGTGGCTTTATGCctatgtgatatatatatatatatatatactagtagttgggcaacgtccaagggacgttcgtccagtgtatagaaatattatttttattaaggaaaaaattttgaataataatgtaatatttttagaaaaaatatatataaattctaacgtcaaatagtaagataaacttaaatcagttttaaagcatttagaatttataaaaaaaaaaaaaaatcttgaaacaaacatgtgcagcacaagagataaactgttaacagtaaaggaacgtgcatagcacgttttcttaatttaataaagcgattatttttaaaaagtaacataatttttataaagaaataaaatactaaggtttttataagatattattatttgattttaatgtttcataatgaatttaaattgataaataaataatattttattaggataattgtattcgtaaatgtagttgataaatagatttaaacttaattattttacatttctctttgtttatataaggaatgaataaaaattttaaatcacataaataaattgatatataaattataatttatataaaagatcatatatatatataatagaatatagaatatatatttatataatttatatagatatatataatagaatatatatatatatatagatatctaatatacctcataaataaatgatcatcaatgcataggttacaggatcatgcatgctgcatgaattttaataattatgaatttattcataagtgattggggagagagagattaaaaaattaagaacttttaagaagagagagccactttaatttatttatgtaactaacggcgttaattttaacggtaaaacaacaaaaaccgttaaaccaataaaattccgttagatagccactttatatatataaagatataaaatactattaaatatatataactgcatattgaaaatttaagatCTGAGTATATTGAATtagattaaaaatgaaaaatgatataagCCATGTCAGATATCAAAGCTACTTTTACATTTTAAATGCCCATTTCCACTTACTTGGAGTCGTAATTGATTAGCATAAAAGACATTTACAAAAGACcatatgacatatataatcgaaGTAAGTATTATTGACGGTATCATATCCCAGAGCAAGCGCTTGTACTTACACCCATAATTACCTAGAATTAAACGTCCATGGAACATATGTAGGCAACTCCATCATAATTTCCAGCTAGCTGTTGGGTCTTACGTTCCTTCTAAATCAGCAAAACCTCCAGAGACAGGATCAAAGATTCTTCTTAATCTTATATGCTGCTTTGCCTGACAAAAGTGTTAATATTGTAAacacatgaacaaaaaataaacagaaaaaaataaaataaaataaaagagagagcaGAAGAGCTTCGAAATTTCATGCCTAATTCCCGGTCTCTTTCtgctaaaaattgaaaatgacgGAATCAAACCAGTTTCAGCATCACCACTCCCACTGTCACAGACGGAAGTCCACGTGCTGTCCTTCTGAGAATACGACTGTCACAGACGGAAGTCCACGTGCTGTCCTTCTGAGAATACGACGACGTAGTCGGAAAggatttcaagaaaaaattctcaaaagaaTCGGTAGCAGTAGCACCACGTACTTTTTTCCTATATGGCTCCGCCACCTCCTCCTGCAGCGCCAACTCGCCCTCCAGGTACCTCACCAACTGCCGCATCGTGGGGCGTACCTCCGGTGCATCATTGGAACACATTAAGCCCAGTTTAAGCACCAAAACGGCCTCAGACTCGTCAAATTTCCCCCCCAACTTTGGGTCCATAACACCAAGAACTGCTCCTACTCTCCACTTCTGCCACACCCAATCCACCAGCATGAACTCCTCAGACGATGCATCGGAATTAATGGGTCTTCTACCACATGCGACTTCGAGCAACAGAGCACCAAAGGCAAAAACATCCGAACTGGTTGTGGCCTTACCTGTGCGCGTGAGCTCAGGTGCCAAATAACCCAGCGTGCCGACCACCCTGGTAGTCCTTGGTTTGGACCCGTGCTCGTACAGCTTGGCAAGACCAAAATCACTCAGCTTTGGGTTAAACTCAgaatccaataaaacatttccTGCCTTGATGTCTCTGTGAACTACAGTTTGCTCCCACTGCTCATGTAAGTAGAGAAGCCCTGAAGCCACTCCTTTAATGACCTTGAACCTTTGCTCCCAGCTCAGGGTTGCTTTAGGCTCATCAAAGAGATACCTGTCCAAGCTTCCATTAGGTATGAAATCATACACAAGAAGTAGATCAGCTTCCCGACGACACCAACCCCGTAATTGAACCAAGTTTCTGTGGCGAAGACGACCAATAATAGCAACCTCTGACACGAACTCTTGCAAACCCTGTTTTGAGTCATGGGAGATACGCTTAACAGCAACTTGGGTATCTGAGTTTGGCAGGACTCCTTTATAAACTCGACCGAATCCACCGGACCCAATTAGCTCTTTGTCTCTGAAACCCCTCGTCGTTTGGTTCAGCTCCTGGTAAGGAAATCTATGAGGACCAATATCATGCTCCCAGGCTTCAATCACATCAGCCGTCTTAATTCTCCAGATGATGTAAAAAGCCAAAgcagtcaccaaaatcacagcCAAAACACATGAAACCGAGACGCCAACAATTAGGCCTGTGTGATTCTTTTTGGTGTTAGTAGGAATCTTGGGTAGTTGGCCTAGATTAATAGTTCTGGCATCTCCATTCCTGTTGAAGCTCCAACCGAGTATATAATGCGAGCTTGTGAATGCGCCAGTGGCTGCAGAAAACCCGACGTACATGGATTCTTGAAGAAATTGTGAGAGGTTCACTTTATAGGACAAAATTGAAGACCTGGGTTTGGTAGAATCCGTCGCAATCCTCACGTCTAATTGATTTAGTGGAGAATTATAGTCGATCCATGCCTGAATTACCAGACCGCTTGTCAGGTTGAGGTCAACCTTGTTCGTGTCATTGGCACCCTGAAATTGCTGGACCGGAACAGATACGTTCGATATTATGCTGTTGATGTCGATGCCAACGTGGTTTCCATTCTGTTCATTATTGAACTCATTGTTCTTGAAAGTGTCGAATTCGACAGCGATTATGTAGTTCGAGTGACGACCACTATTGTTGGCGTTGAATAGGCCAAGAAAAGAGCCCGGCGCACTCCCAAGAAGCTCTTTTGAAGCAGAGATCGTGAACGCGAGGCCATCCCCGCCTGGTTCCGCAGGCCGGTTGACTATAGCAAAAGCGAAGGAAGTAGAGAAGGACATGGCGTTGCCGCTGGAGTTCTTGAGTTGAATTGGGCGGAAATAAAACGCGTGGCCTTGTTCCATGCGTTTGTAATTTGTAAGGCGAAGTAGGCCATTGTTCTCAATGGATGCAATGCCGTTTAAGCTCATGTTGTTGCTTGCAGCACCGAACCCTCGGCTGAACCCATTCAACAAGGTATCGGCATCTTCCACATCGGGCCTTACAGGGTACAGGAGCAGAAGGAGAACCCAGAGAGGGAGAAAGCTTGTTGCCATGTGAGAGAACAGAGTTAAAAGTTGATCAGCTCTGTGAAGATGAGTGTATTATTGTTCGACACGGGAGGGCAAATGCGGAAAAATATTGGATTGTGATAAGCATTTTTTGTGGTTCGTCTCTGTTTGGCGAGTGAGAGGACAGAAAGACTGACGGGAGTGGGCCGTGGCGCATTGTACAAACACAGCCCGAGTTCCAATGTGTAATAAAGAACCACTTTTTCTAGTTGCTTCCAGCTGTTTCGTTTGATATAAATAAATGCCTAAAATAAACAACTCTGGCTCGCATAATCGCAACAACCATTTCTTCAGGGAAAATCGCACTTTTAAAGCATGGCCCAAAactatctttaaaatttaataaaaaatataaatctaaaatctatatttaaattgaaaaatgctAAGATGCCTTTTTTCATACTCTCTCAAAGTGATTGCTGTTtacgaaattttttttataattttttttaattagtaattaaagaagtaattttaaatatattaatattttttaaaaatatttaaatatattaaaaaaatctgaaaaaaaaatttaaaaaaaaaaattttactgtACAGTCAAAAGGAACGGTACACTCTAGGCGAGCAGAATAGCACCgtctatttaaattttagattttagatCTTTCTAttcataaatctaaaatttttttatttaaaattttatattagattcatcaaaataataatataatattatttttttaataatattatttttttaatattttgcaattaaaccttatatatatacattaataatttaatttgatatttaaattatttatttccaattaattttttcGTTCAATCTAATTACCAACAAACATATTTTACCAACCATTCTTTTAcatccacacacacactcagttatatatatatatatacgcttgtttaataaatatttccagCCACAAATCGTATAAAAGATTTCCATTGATAATAATGGAGCAAATAAAGATATAGATGAGGATACGATGGAACAATCCATGAGTGCTATATTTGTGGCTGCCACATGATGAAGCTGGCAGAAAATGGAGGAAGACaacggaaagaaagaaaagtgcCGAAAACAGAAAggagagatgaaataaaataaaccagctgtgtattaaaattataataaaatataagaataaatgtgtaaaagtagtcatttaaatttgaaggaaatggaagaattaTTATAACTCAAAACTTGAGATAAAAGCCTTTACCAAATGCAATGCAGGTCAATTTTATCtatattcatcaaattttaaaaatgcatTGACTTTTGATTAAGCCAATGACAATGCTCTAAtgaattataatttaaagaggtctgttatatataattatttttatatattttatcgatataattaattatattcttatttttaatacataatttaattacattaatatagtataaaaaaaatatattccaaagtgatttcatataaaatttctaTACATTAAAGCCCATTGGTTTTACTAGGATAGTGATAAATTTGCACGAAAAAGCCATGCAcaacaaaaattcaaattaactcGTGGAACTGGAAATCGCAACTGACTTGCCTGATCCACCcgtatatatttaaattatattttttaacaatttaattttaaaacttagaaaacctgatatttcaaaatgataatcGACCTGTAAATCAGAATGCATGATATACTATTTAAATTGAGTACAtttcttaattatataatttacacaaatgaatgacgatattaatttattaaaaaaactaatatttcttTTGGTAATCCAGTCACTTTTTGCAAATTGAATTCcataaattgtaatattttgataaattactTCTAATTACTTCAAGagtcaaaaaagaaaaggataaattttcaaaacttttacaatttttcGATGATAAATGATACTTGTAGTTATGAGTGTGTAAGCGTTGCGTaatcacttaaaaataaataaatactaaattcatataaaaagaaattaattttttaataatggacaCTACTTCTTTTTAAAACGACTACAAGACGCTTGCATATTTTACGACTGTATATagtataattcttataataatatttttattcttttttattctttcatttACGAAAACACCAAAACACATTACTCCAATAATCTCAtcattattcacaaactattttaatataattaaaaaaaatttcatctcatcttattctcAAACATCTCCTAAATTCAAAACCTTATCAccctactatatatatatttaatcctTTCTGAGTAGTATCGTGATCGTccattaacatttcaattttttcggCTGTTCTAGGGTACAATATTTTCACCTTATGCTTGGATTTGGATAGACTTTGGAATCATTTATTGGAAAAAATGGAGGATGGCTTAAAGGTAATTGGCCaaccaaattaaaatttaaaaacgaAAAGGGCGAATAAAGTTACGTGGAATGGGACCTCTAAGTTTCTGGTAGTGACGTTGGCAAAAATAATTGCATCACAAGAACGTGATTtgactggttttttttttcttgaatgaaACATGTATACTTTCCATTTCACCGTAAACAATAGTTACAAAGTTTATCTtgtaaaacaagagaaaaaatttCTATCGGCTGTCTAAAACAAAAGAGGGTGATGTTTTCTATCCAAATCTTCTCTTTAGTGTATGACATGGCTAATTTTGTCAGTTTGTAAGCAACTTTATTTCCTTCCTTGTATATATGCTGCAATCTCCACGTTTTCTTATTTGTAAGCATCACCCTTAAATCATCTATTATTTGCCCATACCAAGTACTACATCCATCTTTGCTGTTTATCCCCTCAATAACTGTTGCTGCATCTCCTTCAAACACAACTTTGGAGATATTCAGTTTTGTACATAACTGCATTGTACGCCACAAAGCACATTTCTCAACTACAATAGCATTGCAGACTTTCAATTTTTGCATACACAGTGACACCAACACCTCACCCTCTTCATCCTTTATAACCACACCTGCTCCCATCCTCATCTGTTTTGAATCATACGCTACATCCCAATTCAGTTTAAGCATCTCAACCTGTGGTTTTCTCCATCTAACCTTTGATCAAAGAACCCCAGACCTTGAATACTTCACACTAATCTCCCTCCTTGCCATCTGGTATTCAAACAAATCATCCATTGCTTTCCTTACTACTCTTTTTGGGCTGATGAAGGAATCcttaaaaattactttatttcTTCTCAACCATATATTCCTCATTATTATTGCCA
Coding sequences within it:
- the LOC122291278 gene encoding L-type lectin-domain containing receptor kinase S.4-like isoform X1, translating into MATSFLPLWVLLLLLYPVRPDVEDADTLLNGFSRGFGAASNNMSLNGIASIENNGLLRLTNYKRMEQGHAFYFRPIQLKNSSGNAMSFSTSFAFAIVNRPAEPGGDGLAFTISASKELLGSAPGSFLGLFNANNSGRHSNYIIAVEFDTFKNNEFNNEQNGNHVGIDINSIISNVSVPVQQFQGANDTNKVDLNLTSGLVIQAWIDYNSPLNQLDVRIATDSTKPRSSILSYKVNLSQFLQESMYVGFSAATGAFTSSHYILGWSFNRNGDARTINLGQLPKIPTNTKKNHTGLIVGVSVSCVLAVILVTALAFYIIWRIKTADVIEAWEHDIGPHRFPYQELNQTTRGFRDKELIGSGGFGRVYKGVLPNSDTQVAVKRISHDSKQGLQEFVSEVAIIGRLRHRNLVQLRGWCRREADLLLVYDFIPNGSLDRYLFDEPKATLSWEQRFKVIKGVASGLLYLHEQWEQTVVHRDIKAGNVLLDSEFNPKLSDFGLAKLYEHGSKPRTTRVVGTLGYLAPELTRTGKATTSSDVFAFGALLLEVACGRRPINSDASSEEFMLVDWVWQKWRVGAVLGVMDPKLGGKFDESEAVLVLKLGLMCSNDAPEVRPTMRQLVRYLEGELALQEEVAEPYRKKVRGATATDSFENFFLKSFPTTSSYSQKDSTWTSVCDSGSGDAETGLIPSFSIFSRKRPGIRQSSI